A DNA window from Pseudomonas sp. B21-056 contains the following coding sequences:
- a CDS encoding glycine zipper domain-containing protein: MKFSSILLLSLGLISGVASAGGTAEAGVGGALGGVLGSVVGQSLGGNTGSTIGAALGGAGGSAVGADKHSRGEAAIGGALGAAGGNVVGRSVGGSTGSLIGAAAGGGAGGALGNYMGKDDDDDRRYEGRRGDRRYYRDGHPGRGHAYGHRKHHRYYRD, from the coding sequence ATGAAGTTCTCCTCCATTCTCTTGTTGTCCCTTGGCCTGATCAGTGGCGTCGCGTCTGCCGGCGGCACCGCCGAAGCAGGCGTCGGCGGCGCATTGGGCGGGGTTTTGGGTTCGGTTGTCGGCCAGTCCCTGGGCGGCAATACCGGTTCGACCATCGGTGCGGCCCTGGGCGGCGCGGGCGGTAGCGCCGTCGGTGCAGACAAGCACAGCCGCGGCGAAGCGGCGATCGGCGGCGCGCTGGGCGCAGCCGGTGGTAACGTGGTCGGCCGTAGCGTGGGCGGCAGCACCGGCAGCCTGATCGGTGCAGCAGCGGGCGGTGGCGCCGGCGGCGCACTGGGTAACTACATGGGCAAGGACGATGACGACGATCGTCGCTATGAGGGTCGCCGTGGTGACCGTCGCTACTACCGTGACGGTCATCCGGGTCGTGGCCATGC
- a CDS encoding LysR family transcriptional regulator, translated as MDIKQLKFLIALDETRHFGQAAARCHITQPTLSMRLRSLEEELDLPLVNRGQRFEGFTAPGERVLAWARTVLAAYDGLLAEAAACRGNLVGTLRLGVVPLSDFDPLSMMQRLHAEHPDLHFELSSLSSEQILEQLANNRIDLGVSYLERLDNERFESLPFSPTRMGLLYDQRFFFFGEQPLTWQALIELPLGMLTSGMHFRQSIDHNFHSRSLAPRPVLQTDAVHQLLQAVHGGLCCAVMPLNSGLDVLTEDLRMQPIVDAQTLVPLGLIMRRGAPRSALAEACFALYQKSTATS; from the coding sequence ATGGACATCAAGCAGCTGAAATTTCTCATCGCGCTGGACGAAACCCGCCACTTCGGCCAAGCCGCCGCACGCTGTCACATCACCCAGCCGACTTTGTCGATGCGCCTGCGCAGCCTTGAAGAGGAACTGGATCTGCCGCTGGTCAATCGCGGCCAGCGCTTCGAGGGCTTCACCGCGCCAGGGGAGCGGGTACTGGCGTGGGCGCGCACGGTGCTGGCGGCTTATGACGGCCTGCTGGCCGAAGCGGCGGCCTGCCGTGGCAATCTGGTCGGTACCCTGCGCCTGGGCGTGGTGCCCCTGTCCGACTTCGATCCATTGTCGATGATGCAGCGCCTGCACGCCGAGCACCCTGACCTGCATTTCGAACTGTCATCCCTGAGCTCCGAACAGATCCTCGAACAACTGGCAAACAATCGCATTGACCTGGGCGTTTCCTATCTCGAGCGCCTGGACAACGAGCGCTTCGAATCCTTGCCGTTCAGTCCAACCCGCATGGGCCTGCTCTATGACCAGCGCTTTTTCTTTTTCGGTGAACAGCCACTGACCTGGCAGGCGCTGATCGAGTTACCCCTGGGCATGCTCACCAGCGGCATGCATTTTCGCCAGTCCATCGATCACAACTTCCACAGCCGCAGCCTCGCGCCCCGTCCGGTATTGCAAACCGACGCGGTGCACCAACTCCTGCAAGCCGTACACGGTGGACTGTGTTGTGCGGTGATGCCGCTGAACAGCGGCCTGGATGTCCTGACCGAAGACCTGCGCATGCAACCCATCGTCGATGCGCAAACCCTGGTCCCGCTGGGGCTCATCATGCGCCGCGGTGCCCCGCGCTCGGCGTTGGCAGAGGCCTGTTTCGCCCTCTATCAGAAATCAACAGCAACATCTTGA
- a CDS encoding FdhF/YdeP family oxidoreductase, producing the protein MSKHQLADQKPVPRYKPYKGPAGGWGALISVAQAWLTSDNALKNIRMMLKTNQNGGFDCPGCAWGDSPESGMVKFCENGAKAVNWEATKRRVDGAFFARHSVTSLLEQSDYWLEYQGRLTEPMSYDAETDRYKPISWEAAFALIGKHLQGLSSPNQAEFYTSGRASNEAAYLYQLFVRAYGTNNFPDCSNMCHEASGVALSQSVGVGKGTVTFDDFEHSDAIFVWGQNPGTNHPRMLEPLREAVKRGAQVVCINPLKERGLERFQHPQNPFEMLTNGNKPTNTAFFRPALGGDMAILRGMAKFLLQWEREAQACGAPAVFDHAFLNEHSANVLEYLAVVDDTPWEQIVEQSGLALVEIEQAARMYANSKNVIMCWAMGITQHRHSVATIQEIANLMMLRGNIGRPGAGLCPVRGHSNVQGDRTMGINERPPAAFLDTLERRFQFKVPREDGHNVVEAIHAMADGRAKVFIGLGGNFAQATPDSHRTFQALGNCDLTVQISTKLNRSHLAHGKQALILPCLGRTDIDRQTAGSQAVTVEDSFSMVHASKGQLEPLSNQMRSEPWIIAGMAAATLGDRPVDWNWLVADYSRIRDLIADTIPGFKDFNEKLHNPGGFYLGNSASARRWSTPSGRANFKPNRLPADLVHERTRATGQLPDLIMQSMRSHDQYNTTIYGLNDRYRGVKGQRDVLFVNEADIIRLGFKPGQKADIVSLWDDGRERRVKGFTLLAFDIPAGQAAAYYPEVNPLVPLESTGDGSDTPTSKFVAIRLEAASENGMILARSA; encoded by the coding sequence GTGAGCAAGCATCAACTAGCCGACCAGAAACCCGTACCGCGCTATAAGCCCTACAAGGGCCCGGCCGGTGGTTGGGGGGCGCTGATCAGCGTTGCCCAGGCCTGGCTGACCAGCGATAACGCGCTGAAGAACATCCGCATGATGCTCAAGACCAACCAGAACGGTGGCTTCGACTGCCCGGGCTGTGCCTGGGGCGACTCGCCGGAAAGCGGCATGGTCAAGTTCTGCGAAAACGGCGCCAAGGCGGTGAACTGGGAAGCGACCAAACGCCGTGTCGATGGTGCATTTTTCGCCCGGCACAGCGTTACTTCACTGCTGGAGCAGAGCGACTACTGGCTCGAATACCAGGGCCGCCTGACCGAGCCGATGAGCTACGACGCCGAAACCGATCGCTACAAACCCATTAGCTGGGAGGCGGCGTTTGCCCTTATCGGCAAGCACCTGCAAGGGCTGTCCAGCCCGAACCAGGCCGAGTTCTACACCTCCGGCCGGGCCAGCAATGAAGCGGCGTACCTGTACCAATTGTTCGTGCGCGCTTACGGTACCAATAACTTTCCTGACTGCTCGAACATGTGCCACGAAGCCAGCGGTGTGGCGCTGTCCCAGAGTGTCGGCGTGGGCAAGGGCACGGTGACGTTCGACGATTTCGAGCATTCCGACGCGATTTTCGTCTGGGGCCAGAACCCGGGTACCAACCATCCACGGATGCTTGAGCCATTGCGCGAAGCAGTGAAGCGCGGTGCTCAGGTGGTGTGCATCAATCCACTCAAGGAGCGTGGCCTGGAGCGCTTCCAGCATCCGCAGAACCCGTTCGAGATGCTCACCAACGGCAACAAACCCACCAATACCGCTTTTTTCCGCCCAGCCCTGGGCGGCGACATGGCCATCTTGCGCGGCATGGCGAAGTTCCTGTTGCAATGGGAACGTGAAGCCCAAGCCTGCGGCGCTCCCGCCGTGTTCGATCACGCCTTCCTCAACGAGCACAGCGCCAACGTGCTGGAATACCTGGCCGTGGTCGACGACACCCCGTGGGAGCAGATCGTCGAGCAGTCGGGCCTGGCCCTGGTGGAGATCGAGCAAGCGGCGCGCATGTACGCCAACAGCAAGAATGTGATCATGTGCTGGGCGATGGGCATCACCCAACATCGTCACTCGGTGGCGACCATCCAGGAAATCGCCAACCTGATGATGCTGCGCGGCAACATCGGCCGGCCGGGCGCAGGCCTGTGCCCGGTTCGGGGCCACAGCAACGTGCAGGGCGACCGGACCATGGGGATCAACGAGCGCCCACCGGCTGCGTTTCTCGACACATTGGAGCGACGCTTCCAGTTCAAGGTGCCACGGGAGGATGGCCACAACGTGGTCGAGGCGATCCACGCCATGGCCGATGGCCGGGCGAAAGTGTTTATCGGTCTGGGCGGCAACTTCGCCCAGGCCACCCCGGACAGCCACCGGACTTTCCAGGCCCTGGGCAACTGCGACCTGACCGTACAGATCAGCACCAAACTCAACCGCAGCCATCTGGCCCATGGGAAGCAAGCGTTGATCCTGCCATGCCTGGGTCGCACCGACATCGACCGGCAAACCGCCGGCTCGCAAGCGGTCACCGTGGAAGACTCTTTCAGCATGGTCCACGCCTCCAAGGGGCAACTGGAGCCACTGTCGAACCAGATGCGTTCCGAGCCCTGGATCATCGCTGGCATGGCTGCCGCCACCCTCGGTGACCGTCCGGTGGACTGGAACTGGCTGGTGGCCGACTACAGCCGCATCCGCGACCTGATCGCCGACACCATTCCCGGTTTCAAGGACTTTAACGAGAAACTGCACAACCCTGGCGGCTTCTATCTGGGCAACAGCGCCAGCGCACGTCGTTGGAGTACCCCGTCGGGGCGCGCCAACTTCAAGCCCAACCGCTTACCGGCTGACCTGGTGCATGAACGTACCCGCGCCACCGGCCAGTTGCCGGACCTGATCATGCAGTCCATGCGCTCCCACGACCAGTACAACACCACCATCTATGGCCTCAACGACCGTTATCGTGGTGTCAAAGGCCAGCGTGACGTGCTGTTCGTCAATGAAGCCGACATCATTCGCCTGGGCTTCAAGCCGGGGCAGAAGGCCGATATCGTCTCGCTCTGGGACGACGGCCGCGAGCGACGGGTCAAGGGTTTCACCCTGCTGGCATTCGACATCCCTGCCGGGCAGGCTGCCGCCTACTACCCAGAGGTGAATCCATTGGTACCGCTGGAAAGCACTGGCGACGGCAGCGACACGCCAACCTCGAAGTTCGTGGCAATCCGCCTGGAGGCGGCGAGCGAAAATGGAATGATCCTGGCCAGGTCGGCCTGA
- the fdhD gene encoding formate dehydrogenase accessory sulfurtransferase FdhD — MKAKPPACPVPAAQTPAPSASQSYHYSNPDHSQTDSTALAEEVALAIAYNGISQAVMLVTPTDLEDFIVGFSLGSGIITEPSDIYDLQLSGTGSAQYAQVTIANRAFWNLKQQRRQLAGTSGCGLCGVEAVEQALPDLKVLPGAALPPAQWLDGLRQRIGQFQPLGQHCGAVHAALFMNGQGELLLGREDIGRHNALDKLIGALVRQQISMVDGVAIVTSRCSLELIQKVLRAGIQTLVSLSSPTGLAVQWARKHNLNLIHLPQKSAPRVYSPAMEKHA; from the coding sequence ATGAAAGCCAAGCCTCCGGCCTGTCCGGTGCCCGCCGCGCAAACGCCAGCGCCCAGTGCCAGCCAGAGCTATCACTACAGCAATCCGGACCATTCCCAAACGGACAGCACCGCGCTGGCCGAGGAGGTGGCGTTGGCGATCGCCTATAACGGCATCAGTCAGGCCGTCATGCTGGTCACCCCCACCGATCTTGAGGATTTCATCGTCGGCTTCAGCCTCGGCAGCGGCATCATCACCGAGCCGTCGGACATCTATGACCTGCAACTGAGCGGCACCGGCTCCGCACAGTACGCCCAGGTGACCATCGCCAACCGCGCCTTCTGGAACCTCAAGCAACAGCGCCGGCAACTGGCCGGTACCAGTGGCTGCGGGCTCTGCGGCGTGGAAGCCGTGGAACAAGCGCTGCCGGACCTGAAAGTGCTGCCCGGCGCAGCGCTGCCACCGGCGCAATGGCTCGATGGCCTGCGCCAGCGCATCGGCCAGTTCCAACCCCTGGGCCAGCACTGCGGCGCGGTCCACGCGGCGCTGTTCATGAATGGCCAAGGCGAATTGCTGCTGGGCCGCGAAGACATCGGCCGACACAACGCCCTCGACAAACTGATCGGTGCCTTGGTCCGGCAACAGATTTCGATGGTCGATGGCGTGGCGATCGTCACCAGCCGTTGCAGCCTCGAACTGATCCAGAAAGTGTTGCGGGCCGGCATCCAGACCCTGGTGAGCCTGTCGTCTCCTACCGGCCTTGCCGTGCAATGGGCCCGCAAACACAACCTCAATCTTATCCACCTGCCGCAGAAGAGTGCGCCGCGGGTCTACAGCCCTGCGATGGAGAAACACGCGTGA
- the lysM gene encoding peptidoglycan-binding protein LysM: MSLFSFLKDAGEKILDALTPDKAQANGEALTRHVQDALTGIDTSKIQVKVEGEKVVATGEAASQEEKEKILLALGNVAGISGVDDQITVTGPVAKESRFVTVEKGDTLSAISKRVYDDANKYQKIFDANKPMLKHPDKIYPGQVLRIPE; encoded by the coding sequence ATGAGCCTTTTCAGTTTTTTGAAAGATGCCGGTGAGAAAATCCTTGATGCGTTGACACCCGACAAGGCGCAGGCCAATGGCGAAGCGCTGACCCGGCACGTGCAGGACGCGCTGACAGGCATTGATACTTCGAAGATCCAGGTGAAGGTCGAGGGCGAAAAAGTCGTAGCCACGGGTGAAGCCGCGAGTCAGGAAGAGAAGGAAAAGATCCTGTTGGCGTTGGGTAATGTGGCGGGTATCAGTGGTGTCGATGACCAGATCACGGTGACCGGCCCGGTCGCGAAGGAGTCCAGGTTCGTTACGGTGGAAAAAGGCGACACCTTGAGTGCGATTTCCAAGCGTGTCTATGACGATGCGAACAAGTACCAGAAAATCTTCGATGCCAATAAGCCGATGCTCAAGCACCCGGACAAGATCTATCCGGGGCAGGTGCTGCGCATTCCCGAGTAA
- the yrfG gene encoding GMP/IMP nucleotidase, protein MALLPWHEIDTVLLDMDGTLLDLHYDNHFWMEHLPQRYAELHGVSRAMAEMELQPLFERNAGQLQWYCLDFWSTELKLPVRELKLETAHLIALRPDADTFLAAIQRAGKRVVMITNAHRDSLSLKLERIELAPYFERLISSHDYGFPKENPQFWDALKTDLNFDPARSLFIDDTLPVLRSARDFGVAHLLAVSEPDSRKGPKDTGEFEALGDYRDLIAGL, encoded by the coding sequence ATGGCCTTGCTGCCCTGGCACGAGATCGACACGGTGCTGCTGGACATGGACGGCACCTTGCTGGACCTGCATTACGACAACCATTTCTGGATGGAACACCTGCCCCAGCGCTATGCCGAACTGCATGGCGTAAGCCGGGCCATGGCCGAAATGGAGCTGCAACCGCTGTTCGAACGCAACGCCGGTCAGTTGCAATGGTATTGCCTGGACTTCTGGAGCACCGAGCTGAAGCTGCCGGTGCGCGAACTGAAACTGGAAACCGCGCACCTGATCGCCTTGCGCCCGGATGCCGATACCTTCCTGGCGGCGATCCAGCGAGCCGGCAAACGCGTGGTGATGATCACCAATGCCCACCGCGACTCGCTGTCCCTGAAGCTGGAGCGTATTGAGCTCGCGCCCTATTTCGAGCGCCTGATCAGTTCCCACGACTACGGTTTCCCCAAGGAAAACCCGCAATTCTGGGACGCGCTGAAAACCGACCTGAACTTCGACCCGGCCCGCAGCCTGTTCATCGACGACACCTTGCCGGTACTGCGCAGTGCCCGGGATTTCGGCGTGGCGCACCTGCTGGCCGTCAGCGAGCCGGACAGTCGCAAGGGGCCGAAGGATACGGGGGAGTTCGAGGCGCTCGGGGACTATCGGGATCTGATTGCAGGGCTTTGA